TCAAGGCGCTGCTAGCGGGTGAGGCCGATGGCAATGACGCCTATATCGAAGTCCATGCCGGCGCCGGCGGGACCGAGAGCCAGGACTGGGCCGAAATGCTCCAGCGCATGTATATGCGCTGGGCCGAAAAGCGCGGAATGAAGGTCGAACTCGTCGAATATCAGGCCGGCGAACAGGCGGGCATCAAGTCGGCGACGATGCTGGTGAAGGGCGAGAATGCCTATGGCTATGCGAAGACCGAGAGCGGCGTCCACCGCCTCGTCCGCATCTCGCCCTATGACAGCTCGGCGCGCCGCCACACCAGCTTTTCGAGCGTCTGGGTCTATCCGGTGATCGACGACAATATCGAGATTGAGATCAACGAGGGCGACCTCAAGATCGATACCTATCGCGCCTCGGGCGCGGGCGGGCAGCACGTCAACACGACCGACTCGGCCGTCCGCATCACGCACATCCCGACCGGGATCGTCGTCGCGAGCCAGAACGACCGCTCGCAGCACAAGAACCGCGCGACCGCGATGGGGATGCTCAAGGCACGGATGTACGAGGCCGAGCTTCAGAAGCGAGAGGCGGCGGCCTCGGGCGAATATCAGGCGAAGACCGAAATCGGCTGGGGCCACCAGATCCGCTCCTACGTCCTCCAGCCCTATCAGCTGGTGAAGGACCTGCGTACCGGGGTGACCTCGACCGCCCCCGGCGACGTGCTCGACGGCGCGCTCGACCCGTTCATGGCGGCGGCGCTGTCGCAGAAGGTGACCGGCGAAAAGGTCGAGGTGGAGGATATCGATTGATCCGCCGCGCGCTCGCCCTCCTTGCGCTCCTGCCGCTGCTCGGTGGTTGCGATGCGCCTTGGGGCGACGACAGCGACCGCATCGAAACGGCGCGCAAATTTCCTCCCGCCGACCGCCCGGTGGCCCCGATCACCTCGACCAAATGGTCGACCGAGGAAGCACGCGATCGCGTCAACGAGGCCGACGACGTCATGGATTCGGCCGACGTCCGGCCCGGCATGACCGTCGCCGACATCGGCGCGGGCGACGGCTATTATACCGTCCGCCTCGCGCAGCGCGTCGGCGCCAATGGCCGCGTGCTCGCGCAGGACATCATGCCCGAAGTAATCGAGCGGCTCGCCGACCGCGTCGCGCGCGAACGGCTCGACAATGTTTCGCTGAAACTCGGCGCGGTCGACGATCCGCGCTTGCCCGGCGCGAGCTTCGACCGCGTTTTCATGGTCCATATGTATCACGAGATCGGCGAACCCTACGCCTTCCTGTGGCGCCTCCGCCCGGCGCTGCGGGCGGGCGGGCAGGTGATCGTCGTCGATGGCGACCGCCCGATCGCGCAGCACGGCACGCCCTTCCGCCTGCTCGTCTGCGAGTTTCAGGCGGTGGGCTACAAGCTCGTCTCCTACGACGACAAGCAGCACGCCGGCGGCTATCTCGCGCGCTTCGTGCCCAAGGGCAAACGCCCCGAACCGGACGCGATCAAGGTCTGCGACAACCCCTAGGTCTGTGTCCCTAATAGACGATCAGCTGGTCATCGGCGCCCACGTCGGCGAGGAAGCTGACCAGTCCCGCAGCGCGGACGTGCGGCACCAGATCGGTCGCCGCCATGCCGACGAGCGCCATGCCCGACTGGCAGACGAACAGCGCGACCTCCATCGCCACCGCTTCCTCGACCAGCGAGGCAAGGTCGGGCTGGCCCGCCGCGCGGCGCGCCTCGTCGCCGGCAAAGGACACCGGATCGCGCAGCAGCGCCGCGGCTTCGCCCTGCAGGAAGATGCGCACCCGGCGCCCGAGCGCGGCCGCCGCCATCCCCGCCTCGAGCGCCGCATAGAGCCGCCGCCCCTCGGCGACCGCGACGATGATGTTCAGGCCTTGCATATCGGGCACTCGGGGTCCTCGGGCACGCCGACCTCGCGCCAGCGGCGATCGAGCATATCGACGATCGCGAGGCGGCCGGCGAGCGGGGATCCCCAGCCGGAAAGCGCGCGCACCGCCTCCAGCGCCGCCATCGTCCCGATCATCCCCGCGAGCGCGCCCATCACGCCGGTTTCGGCGCAGTTGATCCCCGGCCGGTCGGGATCGTTGCCGACGAGGCAGGCGTAGCAGGCATGGCCCGC
This genomic interval from Sphingopyxis chilensis contains the following:
- the prfB gene encoding peptide chain release factor 2 gives rise to the protein MRAEAQDHIDKIGAALALLRRFLDWDRAVRRLDELNAKVEDPTLWNDAKAAQEVMRERRRLDEAITATRAIESECADTAELIELAEMEGDEAMVDEAVASLAALAARAEEDKIKALLAGEADGNDAYIEVHAGAGGTESQDWAEMLQRMYMRWAEKRGMKVELVEYQAGEQAGIKSATMLVKGENAYGYAKTESGVHRLVRISPYDSSARRHTSFSSVWVYPVIDDNIEIEINEGDLKIDTYRASGAGGQHVNTTDSAVRITHIPTGIVVASQNDRSQHKNRATAMGMLKARMYEAELQKREAAASGEYQAKTEIGWGHQIRSYVLQPYQLVKDLRTGVTSTAPGDVLDGALDPFMAAALSQKVTGEKVEVEDID
- a CDS encoding class I SAM-dependent methyltransferase, which codes for MIRRALALLALLPLLGGCDAPWGDDSDRIETARKFPPADRPVAPITSTKWSTEEARDRVNEADDVMDSADVRPGMTVADIGAGDGYYTVRLAQRVGANGRVLAQDIMPEVIERLADRVARERLDNVSLKLGAVDDPRLPGASFDRVFMVHMYHEIGEPYAFLWRLRPALRAGGQVIVVDGDRPIAQHGTPFRLLVCEFQAVGYKLVSYDDKQHAGGYLARFVPKGKRPEPDAIKVCDNP
- a CDS encoding DsrE family protein, producing the protein MQGLNIIVAVAEGRRLYAALEAGMAAAALGRRVRIFLQGEAAALLRDPVSFAGDEARRAAGQPDLASLVEEAVAMEVALFVCQSGMALVGMAATDLVPHVRAAGLVSFLADVGADDQLIVY